The DNA window GGAAAAGAAAATGGCTAAAAAGTGGTATCCTGTTGTCAATTATCTGATTTGCGAGGACTGCGGCACCTGTGTTGCAAAGTGCCCGCACGGCGTGTATGACGTCAAAAAGGCGCCGTCGCCGGTTGTGATAAGCCCCGATGAATGCGTCGATCACTGCCACGGCTGCGGCAACCGCTGTCCCGTCGGTGCGATTACTTATGTCGGCGACGACACCGGCTGGACGCCGCCGAACAAAAAAGCGGCGGCTGAAAGTTCATGCGGCTGCGACGGCGGCAACAGCAGAGGCGGCTGTGATTGCTGACAATAAATTAAAACGAAAAGGAGCGAGTGATTATGTCAATCTTTAATAAGAAAAAGGAAGAATCCTGCTGCTGTGGAAACTGCGACGCAAAAAGTATGGAACAAGCAGAGAAGGCAAAAACCGAAGGCGCGAGTGTAAAAGTGCTTGGAAGCGGCTGCGCCAAATGCAATCAGCTCGAAGCGTCGGTCAAAGAGGCCTTGTTGTTGCTCGGAATGGATGCGGCGATCGACCATGTGACCGATTTCGCCCAGATTGCCGCATACGGCGTCATGAGCACGCCCGCACTGGTCGTGGACGGCAAGGTCGTTTCTTACGGCAAGGTGTTGAAGACCGAAGAAGTCATCAAAATTTTACAGAAAGTCAGGGGCTAAAAATGAAAGCTGTCATTGATAAGAGGAAGTGCTCTTCCGACCTGAGGATGTGCAAGCCGATGAAAGAATGTCCCACCGGTGCGATTTCGTGGATTGAAGACGACGACGAGCCGCTCGGTTCCCGCATGGAGATCGATGAGGGTAAATGCACCGGCTGCGGGCTCTGTGTCGAGTTGTGCTGCGGAAACTGCATCGAAGTAAAGTAAAACAAATATAACACGTTATAACTGCGAACCTTAAGGAGTTATTTATGAGTGGCAAAGAGGAAACCAGAGAGCAAATCCGAAAAAAGTATTCGAAAATTGCGTTGAAGGGCGGCGAAGATTGCGGCTGCAGTTCGGGATGCTGCGGTGCGAAACCCCGCCTTGACGTTAAGGAAATCACCAAAAATCTCGGATACTCCGATGATGACCTTTCAAATATGCCCAATCAGGTAAATATGGGCCTCGGCTGCGGGAATCCTCTTGCGATCGCCTCACTCAAAGAGGGCGAGACGGTTCTCGATTTGGGCAGCGGGGGCGGTTTCGACTGCTTTTTGGCCAGGAGAAAAGTCGGTGAATCCGGGCATGTCATCGGCATCGATATGACGCCCGAAATGATCAAGCTGTCGCGTGAAAACGCCCGAAAAAGCAAAGTCGCGAATGTGGAGTTTCGCCTTGGCGAAATTGAGCATATGCCGGTTGCGGACGGCGTCGTGGATGTGATTATCTCAAACTGCGTGATCAATTTATCGGTTGAAAAAGAAAAGGTGTTCAAAGAGGCCTACCGGGTTTTGAAAACCGGAGGGAGAATCTGCGTTTCCGACGTCGTTGCGACTGCCGAACTGCCCGAGGAATTGAAAAAGAACATCGCCATGCTGACGGGCTGCATTGCGGGAGCGGAATATGTTGAAAACCTCAGAGCGATGTTAACAAACGCCGGTTTTAAAAACATTCGAATGACCCCGAAAGACAACAGCAGAGAAATCCTGTCCTCTTGGGCGCCCGGAAAAGGCGTCGAAAATTACGTGGCTTCCTATATCATCGAGGCGGAAAAATAATAATTTTCGAAATTGTTCGGTATTCAAACACGAATCGGAGATGGTGTTGTGGATAAAATAAAAAAACAGGGCATCGGATTTTTTGAAAAATATCTGACGGTTTGGGTGCTGTTATGTATGGCGGCGGGTATCTTGATCGGCAAATTTTTGCCCGGAATCCCCGGTTTTCTCGAAAAAATTCAATATGCGGGGCAAAATATCCCGATTGCCGTCCTCATTTGGATTATGATCTACCCGATGATGATGAAGATTGATTTTCAGTCCATAAAAAATGTGAGAAAGAACCCGCTCGGATTGGTGATTTCATCCGGAAACAGCTGGCTGGTAAAACCGTTTCTGATGTTCGGTCTGTCGTCTCTCTTTTTCTATGTCATCTTCAAAGCGTTTATCCCGCATGATTTGGCGCAAAGCTATGTGACAGGCGCCGTATTGCTGGGCGTTGCCCCGTGTACAGCAATGGTTTTTGTGTGGAGCAACCTCACAAAGGGCGATCCCGCGCACACGCTGGTGCAGGTTTCCGTCAACGATCTGTTGATCATTGTTTTGTTTGTCCCGCTGACAACTCTACTGCTCGGAATCAATCAAAGTCAAATCCCTTGGGATACACTGATTTTTTCCATCGTTCTCTTTGTCGTAATTCCTTTGTCGGCAGGCGCTGTAACGAGGAGTTTAATGATCAGGAAAAAAGGTTTGGAATATTTCAACGAAAAGTTTGTTCCGAAATTCGACGGGATTACCACTTCCGGTTTGTTGCTGACGCTCGTTATCATTTTTACATTTCAAGGCGATGTGATTCTGGAAAATCCGTTTTATGTGCTCTTGATCGCCGTTCCGCTGATTCTTCAAAATATCATCTCCGCGACGATTGCCTATCAGTTGTGCAGGTGGGCGAAACTGCCTCATAACATTTCCGCGCCCGCCTCTCTGATCGCCGCTTCCGATTTCTTTGAATTGTCGGTGGCTGTCGCGATTTCGCTGTTCGGGCCGGATTCCCCGGTGGTGCTTGTCTGCACGGTCGGCGTACTGACAGAAGTTCCGGTGATGCTGCTGCTTGTGAAATTTATCAACAAAACAAAGCATTGGTTTCCCGAGACCGGCAAGGAAACAGCAAAATGAAGAAAGTCGCTTTTATCTGCGTCCATAACTCCTGCCGAAGTCAAATCGCCGAGGCGCTCGGAAAGCATTTCGCCGCAGATGTTTTTCAGAGTTATTCCGCAGGCACGGAAGTAAAAGACCGCATTAATCCCGACACCGTTCGGCTGATGAAGCAGCTTTATGGAATCGACATGGAGTTGACCCAGCGTCCCAAGCTGCTCGCCGATCTGCCGCCGGTGGATGTGGTCATCACGATGGGCTGCAATGTCGAGTGTCCTTATCTGCCGTGTAAACGTCGGGAGGATTGGGGACTCGACGATCCTACAGGCAAATCGGATGATCATTTCATTACTGTAATCAAAACGATTGAATCAAAAATCATTTCTTTAAAGACGGAACTTGGGGGGCGTTCATGAAAAGAGCAATTATAAATTCCGCGATATGTGAAAATTGCAGCCCTTGTAATGTGGAAATTAATTGTCCTAATAATGCGGTAATCAGAGAAACAAATAGCGATAAACCATGGATAGATTTTTATAAATGCTGCGGGTGTATGAAATGTAAATCTTTTTGTCTCATTAAAGCGATTGAAGAAATTTCTCGTCCTTGCGGTGAGAAAAGAAAAGGCTGGTAATAGTTTCGCTGGTTCCAATTTTTAAGGTTATCATGCGATCGGAGTTTATAGAGCAAGGCGATTTGACAACAAATCGCCTTTACTATTTTGCGTCAGTCTTCGGATTGACATCGTAAGCAATCGCTTTTATAATGAAATTAACGGAAGAAGATCGAAGGGGTTGCGATGGAGCAAAACAATATGGTCGACCTG is part of the Oscillospiraceae bacterium genome and encodes:
- a CDS encoding 4Fe-4S binding protein — its product is MKAVIDKRKCSSDLRMCKPMKECPTGAISWIEDDDEPLGSRMEIDEGKCTGCGLCVELCCGNCIEVK
- the arsB gene encoding ACR3 family arsenite efflux transporter codes for the protein MDKIKKQGIGFFEKYLTVWVLLCMAAGILIGKFLPGIPGFLEKIQYAGQNIPIAVLIWIMIYPMMMKIDFQSIKNVRKNPLGLVISSGNSWLVKPFLMFGLSSLFFYVIFKAFIPHDLAQSYVTGAVLLGVAPCTAMVFVWSNLTKGDPAHTLVQVSVNDLLIIVLFVPLTTLLLGINQSQIPWDTLIFSIVLFVVIPLSAGAVTRSLMIRKKGLEYFNEKFVPKFDGITTSGLLLTLVIIFTFQGDVILENPFYVLLIAVPLILQNIISATIAYQLCRWAKLPHNISAPASLIAASDFFELSVAVAISLFGPDSPVVLVCTVGVLTEVPVMLLLVKFINKTKHWFPETGKETAK
- a CDS encoding thioredoxin family protein, whose protein sequence is MSIFNKKKEESCCCGNCDAKSMEQAEKAKTEGASVKVLGSGCAKCNQLEASVKEALLLLGMDAAIDHVTDFAQIAAYGVMSTPALVVDGKVVSYGKVLKTEEVIKILQKVRG
- a CDS encoding arsenite methyltransferase: MSGKEETREQIRKKYSKIALKGGEDCGCSSGCCGAKPRLDVKEITKNLGYSDDDLSNMPNQVNMGLGCGNPLAIASLKEGETVLDLGSGGGFDCFLARRKVGESGHVIGIDMTPEMIKLSRENARKSKVANVEFRLGEIEHMPVADGVVDVIISNCVINLSVEKEKVFKEAYRVLKTGGRICVSDVVATAELPEELKKNIAMLTGCIAGAEYVENLRAMLTNAGFKNIRMTPKDNSREILSSWAPGKGVENYVASYIIEAEK
- a CDS encoding arsenate reductase ArsC, with product MKKVAFICVHNSCRSQIAEALGKHFAADVFQSYSAGTEVKDRINPDTVRLMKQLYGIDMELTQRPKLLADLPPVDVVITMGCNVECPYLPCKRREDWGLDDPTGKSDDHFITVIKTIESKIISLKTELGGRS
- a CDS encoding ferredoxin family protein, whose product is MAKKWYPVVNYLICEDCGTCVAKCPHGVYDVKKAPSPVVISPDECVDHCHGCGNRCPVGAITYVGDDTGWTPPNKKAAAESSCGCDGGNSRGGCDC